A stretch of the Festucalex cinctus isolate MCC-2025b chromosome 20, RoL_Fcin_1.0, whole genome shotgun sequence genome encodes the following:
- the dnajc13 gene encoding dnaJ homolog subfamily C member 13 isoform X2: MNVLKDNKDLACYYTTKHSWRGKYKRVFSVGTHGITTYNPATLEVTNQWPYGDICGIGPVGKGQGTEFSLTFRKGTGKKSETLKFSTEHRTELLTEALRFRTEFSEGKITGRRYNCYKHHWSDTRKAVSLEVTPGGIDQIDPHTNRVLCSYDYRNVEGFVETSDYQGGFCILYGGFSRLHLFASEHRDDIIRSAIEHAGNFIGIVLRLRKEALTFESFVTDRLGKYSSDESITSLAEFVVQKITPRHPEPVKRILALTETCLVERDPASYNIVTIKPFGEVFALICDVDNPQVFTVEFIRGQIRKFSSTERDSLLASLLDGVRASGNRDVCVKMAPTRRGQRWGLLSMPVDEEVESLHLKFLAAPPNGNFADAVFRFNANISYSGVLHAVTQDGLFSENKEKLINNAVLALLSQEAELPALNAELESHFQAIRRLVASKAGFQAFTQLPKFREKLGVKTVKALKRNNNSVTHAAIDMLCALMCPMHDDYDLRQEQLNKASLLSSKKFLENLLEKFITNVDQGTGALVISSLLDFLTFALCAPYSETTEGQQFDMLLEMVAFNGRTLFKLFQHPSMAIVKGAGLVMKAIIEEGDKEIATKMQELALSEGALPRHLHTSLFTISADQRMLTNRQLSRHLVGLWTAENPVAMNLLKRILPTGLLAYMDSPDPVPEKDVDRMHVRDNLKIATDLLNRNKVPEWQRIAGKAAKEVEKFAKEKADLVLMHWRDKMGIAQKENANQKPVILRKRRQRIKIEANWELFYYRFQLDHARSNLIWNLKTREELRDALEGEMRAFNVDRELGNATVISWNHQEFEVKYECLSDEIKIGDYYLRLLLEEDENAESSAIKRSYEFFNELYHRFLLTPKVAMKCLCLQALTIVYGKCFDEIGPFTDTKYIVGMLDRCSDKLERDRLILFLNKLILNRKNVKDIMDSNGVRILVDLLTLAHLHTSRATVPLQSNVLEAAPDMKRESEKEWYFGNADKERRGPFSFEEMQEFWTTGVLSAKTRCWAQGMDGWRPLQAVPQLKWCLLATGQAVMNETDLATLILNMLITMCSYYPSRDQDNAIIRPLPKIKRMITDSACLPHIVQLLLTFDPILVEKVANVLYLVMQDNPNLQRLYLTGVFFFIMMYTGSNVLPVARFLKYTHLKQAFKSEESKGQDIVQRSVLGSALPEAMVCYLENYEAERFSEIFLGEFDTPEAIWSCEMRRMMIEKIAAHIADFSPRLQSNTRALYQYCPIPVISFPQLDNELFCNIYYLRHLCDTVHFPDWPIRDAVKLLKDTLEAWKKEVEKKPPSMSIDDAYEVLNLPKGQGMHEESKIRKAYFRLAQKYHPDKNPDGRDMFEKVNKAYEFLCTKSARVVDGPDPENIILILKTQSILFNRHKDELEPYKYAGYPMLIKTITMETQDDLLFSKTSPLLPAAAELAFHTVNCSALNAEELRRENGIEVLLEALSRCVSVLTSSSKADDMAVQVCGHICKCYSVAAQFEECREKIIELPYIIRDLCHIMYYGKGLPKTAALAVQCVSSFAVDFFLQTQLYHAGVLWHLLVQLFNYDYTLEESGVQTSQDTNQQEVANHLAKLSLVSLSRLGGYLPPTPRSPNGGNPVSETNGVESVPPENPSIRKSLAAMLTPYISRKLGVGSSAEVLKLLNSNTENPYLIWNNGTRAELLEFLESQQEGNIKRAFPDHSEAGLSQSREDLPWVSRSRRKRQKEGEREGAQTEKAETEQGEAGDNADEQEVDIVMFQKRPNKRDPKVLVGYWHSRQMTDSSHMTSVQGENDESFGADFIFSEHSKELIVGEIFVRVYNEQPTFPLEYPKAFAASLLDYVGSQAQYLHTLLAMSQSNKLESQQHAERLRFAEMALEALRNVIKNNPSSETECISHFKLLFSLLRVHGAGRVQQLVLEVVNTVTSNQECVSNIAESLVLSNLLLLLHSLPSSRQMVLETLHALTSNTKIVKEAMLKGALIYLLDLFCNCTHPQVRTQTAELFSKMTSDKLVGPKVRLTLIRFLPSVFMDAMRDNAEAAVHIFEGTHENPELIWNDSSRETVSTTVREMMLEHFKQQKDNPDVNWKLPEDFTLAYGAGQGELEVGGVFLRIFIAQPGWVLRKPRDFLVSLLETLTELLEKNNPNGEALETVTTAAVCLFSSQAQLADQVPPLGHLPRILAALNHKNNAIPKSSIRLIHVLSDNELCVRSMSALEAIGPLMTGMKVRTDMAGLACEALNRMFQKEQTELVAQALRVDLVPYLLKLLEGIGLETLDNPSATKAQIVKAIKSMTRSLQYGEQVNEILAKSSVWSAFKDQKHDLFINESQTAGYLTGPGVAGYLTAAASGTTVLPSGPPPVDSDHADQG; encoded by the exons ATGAACGTCTTGAAAGACAACAAGGACCTGGCCTGTTACTACACCACCAAGCACTCCTGGAGGGGAAA gtACAAGCGCGTCTTTTCCGTGGGAACGCACGGCATCACCACGTACAACCCCGCCACGCTAGAAGTAACAAATCAG TGGCCTTATGGAGACATTTGCGGAATCGGCCCGGTGGGAAAAGGCCAGGGAACGGAGTTCAGCCTCACATTCCGAAAGGGCACCGGCAAGAAGTCGGAGACGCTCAAGTTCTCCACGGAGCATCGGACGGAGCTGCTCACAGAAGCTTTG AGATTCCGAACAGAATTTTCAGAAGGGAAAATCACTGGCAGG CGGTACAACTGCTACAAGCACCACTGGAGCGACACGCGGAAGGCCGTGAGTTTGGAGGTGACGCCGGGCGGCATCGACCAGATCGACCCGCACACCAACCGCGTGCTGTGTTCCTACGACTACCGAAATGTGGAGGGCTTTGTGGAGACCTCCGACTACCAGGGCGGCTTCTGCATCCTTTACGGCGGCTTCAGCAGGCTG CACCTGTTTGCTTCCGAGCACCGGGACGACATCATCCGCAGCGCCATCGAGCACGCGGGCAACTTCATCGGTATCGTGCTGCGGCTCAGAAAGGAGGCGCTCACCTTTGAGAGTTTCGTGACAGACCGGCTGGGGAAGTACAGCTCGGACGAGAGCATCACGTCGCTGGCCGAGTTTGTGGTGCAGAAGATCACCCCACGTCACCCG GAGCCCGTGAAGCGAATCCTGGCACTCACCGAGACGTGTTTGGTGGAGAGGGATCCCGCTTCCTACAACATCGTCACCATCAAGCCGTTTGGAGAG GTGTTTGCTCTCATCTGCGATGTGGACAACCCTCAGGTGTTTACAGTCGAATTCATCCGAGGCCAGATCAGAAAGTTCTCATCCACAGAACG GGACTCTCTGCTGGCCAGCCTGTTGGACGGCGTGCGCGCTTCTGGCAACCGGGACGTGTGCGTCAAGATGGCCCCCACACGGCGCGGCCAGCGTTGGGGCCTTCTGAGCATGCCTGTGGACGAGGAGGTGGAGAGTCTGCACCTCAAGTTCTTGGCTGCGCCTCCAA ATGGAAACTTTGCCGACGCAGTATTCCGATTCAACGCCAACATCTCCTACAGCGGCGTTTTGCACGCAGTAACACAAGAC GGTCTGTTCTCAGAGAACAAAGAGAAGCTGATCAACAACGCCGTCTTGGCCCTCCTGTCGCAGGAGGCTGAGCTCCCGGCGCTCAACGCCGAGCTGGAGAGCCACTTCCAGGCCATCCGCCGCCTAGTGGCATCCAAGGCCGGCTTCCAGGCCTTCACTCAGCTGCCAAA GTTCAGGGAAAAATTAGGAGTAAAGACGGTGAAAGCTTTAaagagaaacaacaacagtgtgACGCACGCTGCAATTGACATGCTTTGTGCCCTGATGTGT CCCATGCATGACGACTACGACCTGAGGCAGGAGCAGCTCAACAAGGCGTCTCTGCTGTCATCCAAGAAGTTCCTGGAAAACCTGCTTGAAAAGTTCATCACCAATGTG GACCAAGGAACAGGAGCTTTGGTCATCAGTTCCCTGCTGGATTTTTTAACGTTTGCCCTGTGCGCCCCCTACAGCGAGACCACTGAGGGCCAGCAGTTCGACATGCTGCTAGAGATGGTGGCCTTTAACGGGCGCACGCTCTTCAAACTCTTTCAG CATCCCTCGATGGCCATTGTTAAGGGAGCTGGTCTTGTGATGAAGGCCATCATTGAG GAAGGAGACAAGGAAATTGCCACCAAAATGCAAGAACTGGCTTTGAGCGAGGGGGCCCTTCCTCGGCATCTGCACACCTCCTTGTTCACCATCAGCGCCGACCAAAGGATGCTCACCAACAG ACAGCTGAGCCGTCACCTTGTGGGACTGTGGACCGCAGAGAACCCTGTCGCCATGAACCTCCTCAAGAGAATATTG CCGACAGGCCTGCTCGCGTACATGGACAGTCCCGATCCAGTACCGGAGAAAGACGTGGATCGAATGCACGTCCGAGATAACTTGAAAATTGCCACG GACCTGCTGAACCGCAACAAGGTGCCTGAGTGGCAGCGGATAGCCGGCAAAGCAGCCAAAGAGGTGGAGAAATTTGCCAAGGAGAAGGCGGATTTGGTCCTCATGCACTGGAGAGACAAGATGGGCATCGCCCAGAAAGAG AATGCCAATCAAAAGCCTGTCATCCTGAGAAAGCGACGACAGCGGATCAAGATCGAGGCCAACTGGGAGCTTTTCTACTACAG ATTCCAGCTCGACCACGCACGCTCCAACCTCATCTGGAATCTGAAGACCAGAGAGGAGCTTCGGGACGCGCTGGAAGGGGAGATGCGCGCCTTCAACGTGGACCGCGAACTTGGCAACGCCACCGTCATCTCCTGGAACCACCAGGAGTTTGAG GTGAAATATGAGTGCCTTTCCGATGAGATCAAAATCGGTGACTATTACTTGCGCCTCCTGCTGGAGGAGGATGAAAATGCTGAATCGAGCGCCATCAAGAGATC GTACGAGTTCTTCAATGAGCTCTACCACCGCTTCCTGCTCACGCCCAAAGTCGCCATGAAGTGCCTGTGCCTCCAGGCGCTCACCATAGTGTACGGAAAGTGCTTCGATGAGATCGGCCCCTTCACCGACACCAAATACATCGTGGGCATGCTAGACCGC TGTTCGGACAAGCTGGAAAGAGACAGACTCATCCTCTTCTTGAACAAGCTGATTCTCAACAGG AAAAACGTGAAGGACATAATGGACTCTAACGGGGTGCGCATCCTGGTGGACCTGCTCACCTTGGCCCATCTGCATACCAGCAGAGCCACGGTGCCGCTGCAG AGCAACGTCTTGGAAGCGGCACCTGACAtgaagcgagagagcgagaaggAGTGGTACTTTGGGAATGCAGACAAGGAAAGAAGAGGACCGTTCAGCTTTGAAGAG ATGCAGGAGTTTTGGACCACGGGCGTCCTGTCAGCCAAGACGCGCTGCTGGGCTCAAGGCATGGACGGATGGCGCCCCCTGCAGGCCGTGCCGCAGCTGAAGTGGTGCCTGCTGGCCACGGGGCAGGCGGTGATGAATGAGACGGATCTGGCCACGCTCATCCTCAACATGCTCATCACCATGTGCTCCTACTACCCCAGCAG GGATCAAGATAACGCCATTATTCGCCCGTTACCAAAGATCAAGAGGATGATAACTGACAGCGCTTGCCTGCCACATATTGTTCAG ctTCTCTTGACGTTCGACCCCATCCTGGTGGAAAAGGTGGCCAATGTCCTGTACCTGGTGATGCAGGACAACCCCAACTTGCAGCGCCTCTACTTGACCGgagtcttcttcttcatcatgatGTACACGGGCTCCAACGTGCTTCCTGTCGCAAG GTTCTTGAAGTACACTCACTTGAAACAAGCCTTTAAATCTGAAGAG TCCAAAGGTCAGGACATCGTGCAGCGTAGCGTTCTTGGATCGGCCCTTCCCGAGGCCATGGTGTGCTACCTGGAGAACTACGAGGCCGAGCGCTTCTCGGAGATCTTCCTCGGAGAGTTTGACACCCCCGAGGCCATCTGGAGCTGTGAGATGAG GCGCATGATGATTGAGAAGATCGCCGCCCATATTGCCGACTTCAGCCCGAGGCTGCAGAGCAACACGCGCGCCCTCTACCAGTATTGCCCCATCCCTGTCATCAGCTTCCCTCAGCTGGACAATGAGCTCTTCTGCAACATCTACTACCTCAGACACCTGTGTGACACCGTCCACTTCCCCGACTGGCCTATTAGAGATGCT GTGAAGCTGCTTAAGGACACCCTTGAAGCATGGAAGAAGGAGGTGGAGAAGAAGCCTCCCTCCATGTCAATAGATGATGCTTACGAAGTCCTCAACCTCCCCAAAGGACAAGGGAT GCACGAGGAGAGCAAGATCAGAAAAGCTTACTTCAGGCTGGCGCAGAAGTACCATCCAGACAAGAACCCAGATGGcagg GATATGTTTGAGAAAGTCAACAAGGCCTACGAGTTCCTTTGCACAAAGTCGGCACGAGTCGTGGATGGGCCCGACCCGGAAAACATTATCCTCATCCTCAAGACCCAAAGCATCCTTTTCAACCGGCACAAAGATG AGCTGGAGCCCTACAAGTACGCCGGCTACCCCATGCTCATCAAAACCATCACCATGGAGACCCAAGATGACCTCCTCTTCTCCAAGACCTCGCCTCTGCTGCCGGCTGCCGCCGAGCTCGCCTTCCACACCGTCAACTGTTCGGCACTCAACGCCGAGGAGCTGCGGCGCGAGAATGGAATCGAG GTGTTGCTGGAGGCTCTTTCCCGTTGCGTCTCCGTGTTGACTTCATCCAGCAAGGCCGACGACATGGCCGTTCAG GTGTGCGGGCACATCTGCAAGTGCTACAGCGTGGCGGCTCAATTTGAGGAATGCCGGGAAAAGATCATCGAGCTGCCCTACATCATCAGAGACCTCTGTCACATCATGTACTACGGAAAG GGTCTCCCCAAAACGGCAGCCCTGGCGGTGCAGTGCGTCAGCTCCTTCGCGGTGGACTTCTTCCTGCAGACGCAACTGTACCATGCCGGCGTTCTCTGGCACCTGTTGGTGCAGCTCTTCAACTACGACTACACGCTGGAGGAAAGCGGCGTGCAGACCAGCCAGGACACCAACCAGCAGGAAGTGGCCAACCACCTGGCCAAGCTCAGCCTGGTGTCCCTTAGCCGGCTGGGGGGCTACCTCCCGCCGACGCCGCGCAGCCCCAATGGCGGCAACCCTGTGTCGGAGACCAACGGCGTGGAAAGCGTCCCCCCGGAGAACCCCAGCATCCGCAAGAGCCTGGCCGCCATGTTGACGCCGTACATCTCCAGGAAGCTCGGAGTGGGATCTTCAGCCGAG GTCTTGAAACTGCTGAACAGCAACACGGAGAACCCCTACCTCATCTGGAACAACGGAACAAGAGCTGAGCTACTGGAGTTCCTGGAGAGTCAACAAgaggggaacattaaaaga GCATTTCCTGATCACAGTGAGGCAGGCCTTAGTCAGTCAAGAGAGGATCTGCCCTGGGTCAGTCGCAGTAGAAGGAAACGGCAGAAGgaaggagagagagaaggagcGCAGACAGAGAAAGCAGAGACAGAACAAGGAGAGGCAGGAGACAACGCAGATGAACAAGAAGTTGACATTGTAATGTTTCAGAAAAGGCCAAATAAACGTGACCCCAAAGTTTTGGTGGGTTATTGGCATTCAAGACAGATGACAGATTCGTCACATATGACTAGTGTGCag GGGGAGAACGATGAGAGCTTTGGCGCGGACTTCATATTCAGCGAACACAGCAAAGAGCTCATCGTCGGCGAAATCTTTGTACGCGTTTACAACGAACAACCAACTTTCCCACTAGAG TATCCCAAAGCATTTGCGGCGAGCCTGCTTGACTACGTGGGCTCGCAGGCGCAGTACCTGCACACTCTGCTTGCCATGAGCCAGAGCAACAAGTTGGAATCCCAGCAGCACGCCGAGCGGCTCCGCTTCGCCGAGATGGCTCTGGAGGCTCTACGCAACGTCATCAAGAACAACCCCA GCTCCGAGACGGAATGCATCAGCCATTTCAAGCTACTTTTCTCCCTGCTGCGGGTTCACGGCGCTGGCAGGGTGCAGCAGCTGGTGCTGGAG GTTGTCAACACGGTGACGTCGAATCAAGAATGTGTCAGCAACATTGCCGAGTCGCTGGTGCTGTCCaatctcctcctcctgctgcacTCGCTCCCATCAA GCAGGCAAATGGTGTTGGAAACGCTCCATGCTTTGACATCCAACACCAAAATAGTCAAAGAGGCCATGCTCAAAG gGGCTCTCATCTACTTGCTGGACCTCTTCTGCAACTGCACTCACCCTCAAGTTCGCACACAGACAGCCGAACTGTTCTCCAAGATGACATCGGACAAGCTGGTCGGGCCCAAG GTTCGCCTGACTCTGATCCGTTTCCTCCCGAGCGTGTTCATGGACGCCATGCGAGACAACGCCGAGGCGGCGGTGCACATCTTCGAGGGAACGCACGAGAATCCCGAACTCATCTGGAACGACAGCTCCCGGGAGACGGTGTCCACCACCGTGCGGGAGATGATGCTTGA GCACTTTAAACAGCAGAAGGATAATCCTGACGTCAACTGGAAA TTACCGGAGGACTTCACCTTAGCCTATGGAGCCGGGCAAGGCGAGCTGGAAGTGGGCGGAGTCTTCCTGCGCATCTTTATCGCACAGCCGGGCTGGGTGCTGCGCAAGCCTCGCGACTTCCTGGTGTCGCTCCTGGAGACCCTGACGGAGCTGCTGGAGAAGAACAACCCCAAC GGGGAGGCACTGGAGACGGTCACCACGGCAGCTGTCTGTCTGTTCAGCTCACAGGCGCAGCTGGCCGATCAGGTCCCGCCTCTGGGTCACTTGCCCCGCATCTTAGCTGCGCTAAACCACAAGAACAACGCCATTCCCAAGAGCTCCATCCGCCTCATCCATGTGCTCTCTGATAACGAG